A stretch of Patagioenas fasciata isolate bPatFas1 chromosome 4, bPatFas1.hap1, whole genome shotgun sequence DNA encodes these proteins:
- the LOC136101433 gene encoding bone morphogenetic protein 3 isoform X2, with amino-acid sequence MIFRGSFQSLTFCYSVIHPPSVFPPQMYEETPSAIFNASPSALVAAGVCILPKQTSLGVSVSLVCLPAGANETRGTAEPVQWSRRSRMAASTRWVLCLCLGWGCLCLAPGDVLKARWVGLQRRPAPGGVRGGRARAAAGDYGLGQQQDRLQPGDKVSEHMLRLYDQYSGSREGRAAAPRPQDPSGLPKLHPRQGNTVRGFRPLGAGSPESQEMYVFNLTSLTKSENILSASVYYYIGGLLNAQGNCSQTRGCSHHRHRKPEIQIHLSVWTFPSFGNETRSLGHFLINVSTAYQDGLSWQWKDITQLLHEAKESNELLISLKMDLTSHHPWKKAASHYEPYILIYANDSAISEPESVVSSLQGHRNPLARVFPRPQNHVRSSFGKRRRKRSTNVLLPLQNNELPGAEYQYNEEERWEDRKPYKTFQPQLAERAKSKKKQRKNHHRKSQTLQFDEQTLKAARRKQWNEPRYCARRYLKVDFADIGWSEWIISPKSFDAYYCSGECQFPIPKALKPSNHATIQSIVRAVGVIPGIPEPCCVPDKMSSLSILFFDENKNVVLKVYPNMTVESCACR; translated from the exons atgatctttcgaggttccttccaatccctaacattctgttattctgtgattcatccACCTTCTGTTTTCCCGCCCCAGATGTATGAG GAAACCCCGTCTGCGATTTTTAACGCGTCCCCATCTGCACTCGTGGCCGCCGGGGTTTGCATCTTGCCGAAGCAAACTTCGCTGGGGGTCTCGGTCTCGCTTGTCTGCCTGCCGGCCGGGGCAAACGAGACGAGAGGGACTGCGGAGCCCGTGCAGTGGAGTCGAAGAAGTAGGATGGCGGCATCGACCCGCTGGGTGCTGTGCCTGtgcctgggctggggctgcctgtGTCTGGCGCCGGGAGACGTATTGAAGGCTCGCTGGGTCGGGCTGCAGCGTCGCCCTGCCCCGGGAGGAGTACGGGGCGGCCGAGCGAGAGCCGCGGCAGGTGACTACggcctggggcagcagcaggaccGGCTGCAGCCGGGGGACAAGGTCTCGGAGCACATGCTGCGGCTCTACGACCAGTACAGCGGCAGCCgcgaggggcgggcggcggcACCGCGGCCCCAGGACCCGTCGGGGCTGCCCAAGCTGCACCCGCGCCAGGGCAACACGGTGCGTGGCTTCCGCCCGCTGGGAGCAG GGAGCCCTGAAAGCCAGGAGATGTATGTTTTTAACTTGACATCACTTACCAAGTCTGAAAATATCTTGTCAGCTTCGGTGTATTATTATATTGGTGGTCTGCTGAATGCTCAGGGGAACTGTTCCCAAACCAGAGGCTGTTCCCATCACAGGCACAGGAAACCTGAAATTCAGATACATCTTTCAGTTTGGACCTTTCCTTCTTTTGGGAACGAAACTCGGAGCCTGGgacattttttaataaatgtctCCACTGCTTACCAGGATGGCCTTTCCTGGCAGTGGAAGGATATCACTCAGCTGCTACATGAAGCAAAGGAAAGCAATGAGCTCCTGATCAGCCTCAAAATGGATCTGACCAGCCATCACCCTTGGAAAAAGGCAGCTTCTCACTATGAACCCTACATTCTGATTTATGCCAATGActctgctatttcagaaccagAGAGTGTTGTCTCTAGTTTGCAAGGCCACCGTAATCCTCTGGCAAGGGTCTTTCCCAGGCCACAAAACCATGTGAGGAGCAGCTTTGGGAAGCGACGGCGAAAACGCTCCACAAATGTCCTGTTGCCATTGCAGAATAATGAGCTACCAGGAGCCGAGTACCAGTACAATGAGGAGGAGAGATGGGAAGACAGAAAACCCTACAAAACCTTTCAGCCACAGTTAGCAGAGAGGGCAAAGAGTaagaaaaagcagaggaagaatCATCACCGGAAGAGCCAGACTCTCCAGTTTGATGAGCAAACACTGAAGGCAGCAAGGAGGAAGCAGTGGAATGAACCAAGGTATTGCGCCCGGCGCTATCTCAAGGTGGATTTTGCAGACATTGGCTGGAGCGAATGGATTATTTCCCCAAAATCCTTTGATGCCTATTACTGCTCAGGGGAATGCCAATTCCCTATTCCAAAG GCCTTGAAGCCATCCAACCATGCCACCATCCAGAGCATAGTGAGAGCCGTTGGGGTCATCCCGGGTATTCCTGAGCCTTGCTGCGTTCCTGACAAAATGTCTTCTCTTAGTATCTTATTCTTcgatgaaaataaaaatgtggttCTTAAGGTGTACCCAAACATGACAGTGGAATCCTGTGCATGCAGATAA
- the LOC136101433 gene encoding bone morphogenetic protein 3 isoform X3 produces MAASTRWVLCLCLGWGCLCLAPGDVLKARWVGLQRRPAPGGVRGGRARAAAGDYGLGQQQDRLQPGDKVSEHMLRLYDQYSGSREGRAAAPRPQDPSGLPKLHPRQGNTVRGFRPLGAGSPESQEMYVFNLTSLTKSENILSASVYYYIGGLLNAQGNCSQTRGCSHHRHRKPEIQIHLSVWTFPSFGNETRSLGHFLINVSTAYQDGLSWQWKDITQLLHEAKESNELLISLKMDLTSHHPWKKAASHYEPYILIYANDSAISEPESVVSSLQGHRNPLARVFPRPQNHVRSSFGKRRRKRSTNVLLPLQNNELPGAEYQYNEEERWEDRKPYKTFQPQLAERAKSKKKQRKNHHRKSQTLQFDEQTLKAARRKQWNEPRYCARRYLKVDFADIGWSEWIISPKSFDAYYCSGECQFPIPKALKPSNHATIQSIVRAVGVIPGIPEPCCVPDKMSSLSILFFDENKNVVLKVYPNMTVESCACR; encoded by the exons ATGGCGGCATCGACCCGCTGGGTGCTGTGCCTGtgcctgggctggggctgcctgtGTCTGGCGCCGGGAGACGTATTGAAGGCTCGCTGGGTCGGGCTGCAGCGTCGCCCTGCCCCGGGAGGAGTACGGGGCGGCCGAGCGAGAGCCGCGGCAGGTGACTACggcctggggcagcagcaggaccGGCTGCAGCCGGGGGACAAGGTCTCGGAGCACATGCTGCGGCTCTACGACCAGTACAGCGGCAGCCgcgaggggcgggcggcggcACCGCGGCCCCAGGACCCGTCGGGGCTGCCCAAGCTGCACCCGCGCCAGGGCAACACGGTGCGTGGCTTCCGCCCGCTGGGAGCAG GGAGCCCTGAAAGCCAGGAGATGTATGTTTTTAACTTGACATCACTTACCAAGTCTGAAAATATCTTGTCAGCTTCGGTGTATTATTATATTGGTGGTCTGCTGAATGCTCAGGGGAACTGTTCCCAAACCAGAGGCTGTTCCCATCACAGGCACAGGAAACCTGAAATTCAGATACATCTTTCAGTTTGGACCTTTCCTTCTTTTGGGAACGAAACTCGGAGCCTGGgacattttttaataaatgtctCCACTGCTTACCAGGATGGCCTTTCCTGGCAGTGGAAGGATATCACTCAGCTGCTACATGAAGCAAAGGAAAGCAATGAGCTCCTGATCAGCCTCAAAATGGATCTGACCAGCCATCACCCTTGGAAAAAGGCAGCTTCTCACTATGAACCCTACATTCTGATTTATGCCAATGActctgctatttcagaaccagAGAGTGTTGTCTCTAGTTTGCAAGGCCACCGTAATCCTCTGGCAAGGGTCTTTCCCAGGCCACAAAACCATGTGAGGAGCAGCTTTGGGAAGCGACGGCGAAAACGCTCCACAAATGTCCTGTTGCCATTGCAGAATAATGAGCTACCAGGAGCCGAGTACCAGTACAATGAGGAGGAGAGATGGGAAGACAGAAAACCCTACAAAACCTTTCAGCCACAGTTAGCAGAGAGGGCAAAGAGTaagaaaaagcagaggaagaatCATCACCGGAAGAGCCAGACTCTCCAGTTTGATGAGCAAACACTGAAGGCAGCAAGGAGGAAGCAGTGGAATGAACCAAGGTATTGCGCCCGGCGCTATCTCAAGGTGGATTTTGCAGACATTGGCTGGAGCGAATGGATTATTTCCCCAAAATCCTTTGATGCCTATTACTGCTCAGGGGAATGCCAATTCCCTATTCCAAAG GCCTTGAAGCCATCCAACCATGCCACCATCCAGAGCATAGTGAGAGCCGTTGGGGTCATCCCGGGTATTCCTGAGCCTTGCTGCGTTCCTGACAAAATGTCTTCTCTTAGTATCTTATTCTTcgatgaaaataaaaatgtggttCTTAAGGTGTACCCAAACATGACAGTGGAATCCTGTGCATGCAGATAA